TATGATAGTCCCCCCCCTGAACTGAACTTCAAACAAATAGAATGAGGAACTGGGCTGCTGACTGACCTCTGTCCTGAGGTTAACCGCTGTGATAAAAAACTAAACTGACTCCCTTGTGCCTGGTGGCAACGATCCATCTCCGCCACAACCGCTGACATTTCTCAACATGTGATCCAGTTTCTCTCTGTCAGCCTCCAGGGGCCAACAAACTTCTTCCTTGGCCTGGGCTAAAGACATCATTTTGCGCCTCATCTTTTCTGCTTGTGTCAAGTTTCCTTTCTCATGCCCTTTAACCATATGACTCTTTTAATTGTGAGCTCCGTTTGACAGACTTACGATGACGTGATGAATTCCGTAGTACATGAGTGTGTCGGCTAGGGTGAACTGATTTCCTGCCAGGTAAACCTTGTCTTCTAGATAACTGTTGAGGTCCTGcatgaggaaaaaaataaaagtaaattACTTTTGGTGGATCATTAGGTTAATTAGAATTGCATATTTGACAGAATTTCACAGATCCtcagtgcagtcggaaagtattcagaccccttcccttttccacatttttgttacgttacagccttattctaaaatttattaaattcgtttttttcctcatcaatctacacacataatGGCAATGCggaaactggtttttagacattttagcaaaaataaaacctattcacataagtattcgaaattgagcttaggtgcatcctgtttccattgatcatccttgagatgtttctacaacttgattggagtccacctgtggtcaattcaattgattggacatgatttggaaagggacacacctgtctatataaggtcccacagttgacagtgcatgtcagagcaaaaaccaagccatgatgtcgaaggaattgtccgtagagctccgagacaggattgtgtcgaggcacagatctggggaagggtaccaaaaaatgtctgcagcattgaaggtccccaagaacacagtagcctccatcattcttaaatggaataagtttggaaccaccaagactctttctagagctggccgcctggccaaactgagcaatcgggggagaaggtccttggtcagggaggtgaccaagaacccgatggccactgacagagctccgaagttcctctgtggagatgggagaaccttccagaaggaaaaccatctctgcagcactccaccaatcaggcctttatggtagagtggccagacagaagccactcctcagtaaaaggcacatgacagcctgcttggagtttgccaaactgcacctaaaggactctgagaccatgagaaacaagattctctggtctgatgaaaccaagattgaactctttggcctgaatgccaagcgtcacgtctggaggaaacctggcaccatccctacagtgaagcatggtggtggcagcgtcatgtgggaatgttttttaggggcagggactgggagactagtcaggatcgagggaaaaattaacggagcaaagagtacagagagatccttgatgaaaacctgctcaggacttcagactggggcgaaggttcaccttccaacaggacaaacattttaagcacacagccaagacaacgcaggagtggcttcgggacaagtctctgaatgtccttgagtggcctagccagagcccggacttgaaaccgatcaaacgctccccatccaacctggcagagcttgagagtatctgcagagaataatgggagaaactcttcaaatacaggtgtgccaagcttgtagcgtcataccaaagaagactcaaggctgtaatcgctgccaaaggttcttcaacaaagtactgagtaaagggtctgaacacttatttAAGTGTGttcactttattttttataaatttgctaacatttctaaaaaccagttgttgctttgtaattatggggtattgtgtgtagattgatgacgggaaaaaaaactattttatcaattttagaataaggctgtaacgtaacaaaatgtggaaaaagtcaaggggtctgaatactttccgaatgcactgtggaGACATACGCCTACAAACAATTGTCTTGAGGACCACAGTCAGAATCACTCCAATGTGATTCTTGACATTAtctaagctttttttttttttttatcataacAACCAGATTAGACATTTGAATCTGAGAAATGTCTCAAAAGTTGACCAAGGAATTTAATCAACTATAGAACATTTATTTTAAAGAGGAAAAACAATAACCAAACTTTCAGCAATGGGGTGATAATGACATATCCACAGTTAAAGAGACAAAATATCAAAATAAACATCTTTAACAGTCAAAATAGTTGAAAACTAAGATGGTGGCTGGTGGAGCCAACCCAGGCCTGAGATCTATTTAACCTATATATCTGGGAGTGCGTGACGCGCACATATGAGTGGAGAGCGCTGTATCTGTATGTGAATAATGAGCGACCTGAGGGGGAACACGTATTTACCTGCCGTGGCATGGCATCCCCAAAACTCTGGCCACTCCGGCTAGCGCAGATGCCTTACAAGTGGCCCACTCCTCTCCCAACTGACTTGGGCGCCTGCAAATCTAATGAACCTTCCACAAACTGGATGGACTAAGCACacaggggctgtgtgtgtgtggttgtgcagGTCCCAAGGGACGGAACCATCTTTAGCACTTGTACTGCACATACAGCGTCTTGAGGGCTAATGGAGTTATTGTTCAGCCGGAATGTGCTGCCAAGCAAGGCATGAAGGCAGCAGTCTCCTCCGCCACAATCAGATCCCTGCCTTCCCTACAGCTACGGAAGACtgctccccctccacccccacatggagTTCAGAACCTGGGTTCTGCTCCTCCACCATCCCCAACCACAGTCTGTCCAAGCCTTCTGATATCTCTACACTCACTGGGGATTCTAGACCTCACTACAACCCCAAGGTTGTGGGTTATAACATCATGACTATTCTACCATAGTGAAGGAAGGGCACTTTCTGGTCCCAGTGAAGAATAAGTTATTGCACAAGGTAGAACATTAGCTCCCCTGAGGACAAACTTGTTATTTTCCAAGACTTGAGGTTTTCTAAATCAACGGTATGACTAAAGCCGCCCATGAAATCGATTCCAAAGTGTAACTATTGAATTCAAATCTAAAAtgttggctgtttttctgcaCAATCAACACAAACTGGTGACACGGTAGAATTTACAagcgcaaaaaaacaaaaacgtaTGCTATTGTGGCCCGCATTGACCCCTTTCATTTCTGGGATTATTGGTGTGCTGTTAAGAGTTCTAGTGAACAGCCAGTGGGGGCACAGAGTGGGGCTCAGGGCTAACTTCTGTAAGTGGCaccattacattttttaaaagtccACATTCACGTCCACATTCTGGATCAGTAGGACTTCTCAGTGATGCCAAGGCGGCACGTCACCCTGACAGCCAGTGCCGAGAGCCGCCTGTCCAGTCAACCAATGGCTTCATATCCCTTTCACGCTGTCGACAGCGGCCCCCAATTAAAGACTTATATTGTAAAGTGTGTGCCCACCCTTAGCTCTTATCTACGGCTTTGCCCACCTCGGCCATGTCACTGAAGGGCCATATATCAGCCTAGATTCATATCCCCGCGCCTTAATGAgtcacacactctgtcagtctaGCCACGGCTGGTGGAGCATGGGTTGGCGAGTTTGGCTCAGGGGCTTCTCCCAGGCTCTGCTATTCTAGACCCTCTCCGTACACAGCTCACCAAGCCGGTCTATCCCATATGACAGCAATGGTAGAAAAACAGTGGGTCCACATTTACATTGGACAATAAAATGTACTtcgatatttatttattttaatttacttTCTAATTCTGGATGATTTGAAGTTATAAAACGTTGGAGAATAATCTTTACTATTGTTTCTGGGTCTCTACCTTTAGTATGGTCTTGATATCTTCGTTGTGGCATCCGTCCACTTTGGTGACTCTGTACTCCAGCCACTGCTGCACTACAGCCTTGTGTTCTGCTGACCCACCCAGCAACTCAGGCCGCTTGGCCTCCTGGACCAGGTGAGTGGCGATGGTCACCAAGCCAACCAGAGCTGGCCCATTAACACTCTGGAGGACAGGCACCTGGGTGGGAGAGAGAATGTCAATGTGTACATTTAGCTTTAGCTTGATAGGAATTATGGACACATAATGTCAGTGTCTGTATTGTAATGACTTGTCAACAAGATACAGTATTTCAGTGCTTAAACATGCAGTCACATTGACTACACCCTGTGACTTGTGTTTCTAACATTGTAATGAAGGCAGTTGAGTCAGTATAGCACTCCACTGAAATTTGCTATAGTTAGAGCCAGAAATCGTTGGCAACCTAAGATTGCAATCACATGGCATAAACAGGCAGCAGATTCATTCAATGTTAGCCAAGCCAGCTGGCTAATAACACAGTTTAGCTCAAACATTGATTACACATTTACTCTACAACTTATATGGGGTAAAGTTATAGCTTCTTTGTTCCTACGTGACCTGCCTTCGCTAAAATAGAACtagctaaagctagctagctaactagtatcTTGCTTTTCTATGGAAAGTATACTGgcatgctaacattagctagctagctagctttgtagcTAGCATGTGCTCACGACTCTTTTTAACCTAGGCTACTGTTCATGTGGTAAGCTCTATTTTATTTAGCACATATCGATAACTGTAACCGCAACCATTAGATGGCAAATTCACCTTCTTATCCCCCTGAGTACTGTATTTGTTAGGCTTTTTCAATCCTAAAGCCTTTTCTAGCGAGGATAGCTCTTTCAACGACATCTTTGTGAACGATGGGACAAGGGAGATGGCACAGGATTGGTCGAAATTACTCAGTCCTGCCCACTAGATTTAAATCGACAACATATTCAGCCAATGGTGACATAAAAAGTGGCTATTATTTTGTTTCATTACGTTGCATCAGATAAAAGTACTTTATAGTATACGAATACTATCGCCATGAATATTTCGTTACAGAATAATGTCTTTATTAGGTAGTTAAAACGTGCTTACATTATTTTAGGCTACACATGAATGATCAAATTGAGAATGTTTAATTgtttaatttatatatatatatatcttaaaGTCTATCTTTCTTGATTAATCAAAAAATATTTCAGCAGAATAAAAATGGCACACAAAAACCCCCACTGAGGCACATTAAAGAGAGGTTTTCAATTGGTGTATGGATAATTCATGTTTACAAATCTTATGGTATTTGGTTAATATAAGGCATACTGTTAACTGAGGAGTTTTAATAATAAATGAAAAGCTTGTTTTGTAATGGATTTGCATGTAAGCCTACATAAAATACTAGTCTCATTTTAATTCAGTCTGATCAATTATCCTTTTCACGCCAACCCAAgcagtacattttagtcatttagcagatgctcttatccagagcaacttacagtagtgagtgcatacatttttccccagagggaattgaacccacaaccctggcgttgcaagcgtcatgctctactaactgagccacacaggaccccaGTACTGTGCTGGCTTAGATATGTCGTTTTCCAGCATGACTTGGCTCCAGCTTATAAATGAGCAGAGGGGCGAAGATGTGTTATGTAATACAATCAATGTGTCAATATTCTTATGGGAATACACATGTTAATAGTATAGGGGTACCCTGATTTCTTATGGGAGTGCTCGGCATCTTCGGGCACTCCAGTAATTCAAACCCTTCCTACAGCTGAATCTATCAAATAATGGGAAGCATACAGGGGCCTACAATTCATAGTAACATACTTGTTTCCTCACTGCGTTGTATGAGATTTGTGGAAAATTAAATCAAAATGACAGTGAAGGTCTAGAGTTTCCCCAAGTCCTGCAGCAAGTTTGCCTCCGTGTCTCCTGGCATGTCAGTCTCCTTGCTCTGCCGTTGTATGTCATGTCTGTTTCGATTTGTACAGCCTCCTTATGACTCGTCCATAATGAAATGTCAGATGTCAATCAAACTCTGCTTATTAACTCTatgagggccaggtgtgtgtATGACATCATAGGAAGTGACGGCTGCGTTGAGGTGTCGCGTGCTACTACCTCCCATCAGTCATGTTCCTGGTTGTCACATATATTTGAGTATCCAGGTTGAGGTGATGTGGAGGGAAGTTACTCTAAACAGGGTTAAAAAAAAGCTACTGCCTGTGGTAAAAACTCTACCATGGTCCGGCTTGGCACGTTACATGTATCACCAT
This sequence is a window from Coregonus clupeaformis isolate EN_2021a chromosome 7, ASM2061545v1, whole genome shotgun sequence. Protein-coding genes within it:
- the LOC121569165 gene encoding eukaryotic translation elongation factor 1 epsilon-1 — protein: MSLKELSSLEKALGLKKPNKYSTQGDKKVPVLQSVNGPALVGLVTIATHLVQEAKRPELLGGSAEHKAVVQQWLEYRVTKVDGCHNEDIKTILKDLNSYLEDKVYLAGNQFTLADTLMYYGIHHVIVDLAVQEKEKYMNMTRWFNHVQHYPGIRHHLPPVVVLRNRVYTSGHH